One Kineococcus radiotolerans SRS30216 = ATCC BAA-149 DNA window includes the following coding sequences:
- a CDS encoding ABC transporter ATP-binding protein, whose protein sequence is MIEATGLTKRYGDKTAVDGVSFTVRPGVVTGFLGPNGAGKSTTMRMVVGLDRPSAGSVTVNGAAYARHRAPLGEVGALLEARAVHPGRSAHDHLLAQAATHGIGRRRVQEVIELAGLASVARERAGTFSLGMGQRLGIAAALLGDPHTLILDEPVNGLDPEGVLWVRTLLRELAGQGRTVFLSSHLMSEMALTADHLVVVGRGRVIADASVAEIVARVPSEVVRVRTPDADRLEPLLRRGAGVRVARVQPDVLEVTGSDAPRIATAAAAAGLVLHELVPVQGSLEDAYLQLTAGEVEHRSATGPGTPVPARTPEGAPR, encoded by the coding sequence ATGATCGAGGCCACCGGCCTGACCAAGCGGTACGGGGACAAGACGGCCGTCGACGGCGTGAGCTTCACCGTCCGTCCCGGCGTGGTGACCGGTTTCCTGGGGCCCAACGGCGCCGGGAAGTCCACCACGATGCGGATGGTCGTGGGCCTGGACCGCCCCAGCGCCGGGTCGGTGACCGTGAACGGCGCGGCCTACGCGCGCCACCGCGCTCCCCTGGGGGAGGTCGGCGCGCTGCTGGAGGCCCGGGCCGTGCACCCGGGCCGTTCCGCCCACGACCACCTGCTCGCCCAGGCCGCCACCCACGGCATCGGCCGGCGCCGCGTGCAGGAGGTGATCGAACTGGCGGGCCTGGCGTCCGTGGCGCGCGAGCGCGCCGGCACGTTCTCCCTCGGCATGGGCCAGCGGCTGGGGATCGCCGCCGCGCTGCTGGGCGACCCGCACACCCTGATCCTGGACGAGCCGGTCAACGGCCTGGACCCCGAGGGGGTGCTGTGGGTGCGCACCCTGCTGCGCGAGCTCGCCGGGCAGGGCCGCACCGTGTTCCTCTCCTCGCACCTGATGAGCGAGATGGCGCTCACGGCCGACCACCTCGTCGTCGTGGGGCGGGGGCGGGTGATCGCCGACGCCTCCGTCGCCGAGATCGTCGCGCGGGTGCCGTCGGAGGTCGTGCGGGTGCGGACACCGGACGCCGACCGGCTGGAACCGCTGCTGCGCCGGGGAGCGGGCGTGCGGGTCGCCCGGGTCCAGCCCGACGTGCTGGAGGTCACCGGCAGCGACGCCCCGCGGATCGCCACCGCCGCCGCCGCGGCGGGCCTGGTGCTGCACGAACTGGTTCCCGTGCAGGGCTCGCTGGAGGACGCCTACCTGCAGCTGACCGCCGGCGAGGTCGAGCACCGTTCCGCCACCGGACCGGGAACCCCCGTTCCCGCCCGCACCCCCGAGGGAGCGCCCCGATGA
- a CDS encoding ABC transporter, protein MTTTSTARPDRRAVAHPTSARRLLTAEWVKFRSLRSNWWVLGLGVLSIPLFAVSRVVSIARVPEAVGAAGTVGAVYVTAGVALTQLAFCTLAVLAVTTEYGTGQIRSTFAAAPRRLHALGAKLAVTVLVVLLASLVAVALAWAASAPWFARIGTSVDLLRGEDARIVLGAPLYLAAASALAFGVGTIVRNSAAGVALVLGLLLVVENLLSLVPWASVQTFAAHLPVTAGSALLRAEAVGSVLTTSGSSALSPWGGFAVMLAWVAAVLVVAAVLVRRRDA, encoded by the coding sequence ATGACCACCACGTCCACCGCACGCCCCGACCGGCGCGCGGTCGCGCACCCCACCAGCGCCCGGCGGCTCCTCACCGCGGAGTGGGTCAAGTTCCGGTCCCTGCGCTCGAACTGGTGGGTCCTCGGCCTCGGGGTGCTCTCCATCCCCCTCTTCGCGGTCTCGCGGGTGGTCAGCATCGCCCGGGTCCCCGAGGCGGTCGGCGCCGCCGGCACGGTCGGCGCGGTGTACGTCACCGCCGGGGTGGCGCTCACCCAGCTCGCCTTCTGCACGCTGGCCGTCCTGGCGGTCACGACCGAGTACGGGACCGGGCAGATCCGCTCGACCTTCGCCGCCGCGCCCCGGCGCCTGCACGCGCTGGGCGCCAAGCTGGCGGTCACCGTCCTCGTCGTCCTCCTCGCCTCGCTCGTCGCCGTCGCGCTGGCCTGGGCGGCCAGCGCGCCCTGGTTCGCGCGGATCGGCACGTCCGTCGACCTGCTGCGGGGTGAGGACGCGCGGATCGTCCTCGGCGCACCGCTCTACCTGGCCGCCGCGAGCGCGCTGGCCTTCGGCGTCGGCACGATCGTGCGCAACTCCGCGGCCGGGGTGGCGCTGGTGCTGGGACTGCTGCTCGTGGTGGAGAACCTGCTGTCCCTCGTCCCGTGGGCCTCGGTCCAGACGTTCGCCGCGCACCTGCCCGTCACCGCCGGCAGCGCGCTGCTGCGCGCGGAGGCCGTCGGTTCGGTCCTCACCACCTCCGGCAGCAGCGCGCTGTCGCCGTGGGGGGGTTTCGCCGTGATGCTGGCGTGGGTCGCCGCGGTGCTCGTCGTGGCCGCCGTGCTCGTGCGCCGGCGGGACGCGTGA
- a CDS encoding sensor histidine kinase, which translates to MSVAPAVGARWPRSRAHRAVGAPGTTRSAAAPVPGLTDLGSAELGPVRRFLVRRPGVVDAGVVLVFTGWAVFTGVGADSMYGLDAHLGGQQVQRMQVASLALTAAGALALTRRRGRPALVAAVVGVLGVLALATTGATSGFELGLALALYALAARERPVVTWVVTGATVVALLAAARVLPLPLTVNALVLGADPAQAGGLEAVERRARGDALFSVVWAQTAVPVLVLALLAVAVGTSVRNRRMHVARILEAADALGREQEQRLRLAQAGERARIAREMHDIVAHSVSVMIALGHGASVALDHAPERSRAALEDLVATGRSALGDMRRILGVLHEDGTAPLPSPAAPPAGGPHSAAPAAPMQPQPGGLDLDALLEGFRRAGLPVRAAVSDRAGREGPEPLEELDANLGLAVYRIVQESLTNALRHAGGTAGVEVRVLVGDEHVEVVVTDAGARPGDGPGPGTGPGSQRGLVGLRERAAAFGGTLEAGPHGTGWRVRARLARNGAGT; encoded by the coding sequence GTGAGCGTGGCGCCGGCCGTCGGGGCGAGGTGGCCGCGGTCCCGTGCGCACCGCGCGGTCGGCGCCCCGGGCACGACCCGGTCGGCCGCGGCGCCGGTCCCGGGTCTCACCGACCTCGGCTCGGCCGAGCTCGGCCCGGTGCGCCGCTTCCTGGTGCGGCGGCCGGGGGTCGTGGACGCCGGCGTCGTGCTGGTCTTCACCGGGTGGGCCGTGTTCACCGGGGTCGGCGCGGACTCGATGTACGGGCTCGACGCCCACCTCGGCGGGCAGCAGGTCCAGCGGATGCAGGTGGCCTCGCTCGCGCTCACGGCGGCCGGCGCACTGGCGCTGACCCGCCGGCGGGGCCGTCCCGCGCTCGTGGCCGCGGTCGTGGGCGTCCTCGGTGTCCTCGCGCTGGCCACCACCGGGGCGACCTCGGGGTTCGAGCTCGGTCTCGCGCTGGCCCTGTACGCCCTCGCGGCTCGCGAGCGGCCGGTGGTGACGTGGGTGGTGACCGGCGCCACCGTCGTGGCCCTGCTGGCCGCGGCGCGGGTGCTGCCGCTGCCGCTGACCGTGAACGCCCTCGTCCTCGGGGCCGACCCGGCGCAGGCCGGCGGGCTCGAGGCGGTGGAGCGGCGGGCGCGGGGCGACGCCCTCTTCAGCGTCGTGTGGGCGCAGACGGCCGTGCCCGTCCTGGTGCTCGCGCTGCTCGCCGTCGCGGTCGGCACGAGCGTGCGCAACCGGCGGATGCACGTCGCCCGGATCCTGGAGGCCGCCGACGCGCTCGGGCGCGAGCAGGAGCAGCGCCTGCGGCTGGCTCAGGCGGGCGAGCGGGCGCGCATCGCGCGCGAGATGCACGACATCGTCGCGCACAGCGTCTCGGTGATGATCGCCCTCGGCCACGGCGCGTCGGTCGCGCTCGACCACGCACCCGAGCGCTCCCGCGCCGCGCTGGAGGACCTCGTCGCGACCGGGCGCTCGGCGCTGGGCGACATGCGCCGCATCCTCGGGGTCCTGCACGAGGACGGCACCGCCCCGCTGCCCTCCCCCGCGGCACCGCCCGCCGGGGGCCCGCACAGCGCGGCGCCGGCGGCGCCGATGCAGCCCCAGCCGGGCGGCCTGGACCTGGACGCGCTGCTCGAGGGGTTCCGCCGCGCGGGGCTGCCGGTGCGCGCCGCGGTCTCCGACCGGGCGGGCCGGGAGGGTCCGGAGCCCCTGGAGGAGCTGGACGCGAACCTGGGGCTGGCCGTGTACCGCATCGTCCAGGAGTCCCTCACCAACGCGCTGCGGCACGCGGGCGGGACCGCCGGGGTCGAGGTGCGCGTCCTCGTCGGCGACGAGCACGTCGAGGTCGTCGTCACCGACGCCGGTGCGCGCCCCGGCGACGGACCGGGCCCGGGCACGGGTCCGGGGTCGCAGCGAGGGCTGGTGGGCCTGCGCGAGCGCGCGGCGGCCTTCGGCGGCACCCTCGAGGCGGGCCCGCACGGGACCGGCTGGCGGGTGCGCGCGCGGCTGGCGCGGAACGGGGCGGGGACGTGA
- a CDS encoding response regulator, protein MIRVLLVDDHALIRVGFRLVLESAGDIEVVGEAGDGRTALEQAAALRPDVVLMDVRMPNLNGIDATARLVEARPEARVLILTTFDLDEYAFAALRAGASGFLLKDVAPVDLIGAVRTVAGGEAVVSPRITRRMLELFAHRLPESGEVPRSDAVHPRLADLTPRELEVLRHIAGARSNAEIAAHLFLSEATVKTHVARVLAKLGVRDRVHAVVLAYETGLACAAPG, encoded by the coding sequence GTGATCCGGGTCCTGCTCGTGGACGACCACGCCCTGATCCGGGTGGGTTTCCGGCTCGTGCTCGAGAGCGCCGGCGACATCGAGGTGGTGGGCGAGGCCGGCGACGGGCGCACCGCGCTCGAGCAGGCCGCCGCCCTGCGACCCGACGTCGTCCTGATGGACGTGCGCATGCCGAACCTCAACGGCATCGACGCCACCGCCCGCCTCGTCGAGGCCCGGCCCGAGGCGCGCGTGCTCATCCTGACCACGTTCGACCTCGACGAGTACGCCTTCGCGGCCCTGCGCGCGGGCGCCAGCGGTTTCCTGCTCAAGGACGTCGCCCCGGTCGACCTGATCGGCGCGGTGCGCACGGTGGCGGGTGGTGAGGCCGTGGTCTCCCCGCGCATCACCCGGCGCATGCTGGAGCTCTTCGCCCACCGCCTCCCCGAGAGCGGGGAGGTCCCCCGGTCGGACGCCGTGCACCCCCGGCTCGCGGACCTCACCCCCCGCGAGCTGGAGGTGCTGCGCCACATCGCCGGTGCGCGCTCCAACGCCGAGATCGCCGCGCACCTGTTCCTGTCCGAGGCGACCGTGAAGACCCACGTCGCCCGCGTGCTGGCCAAGCTGGGCGTCCGCGACCGCGTGCACGCCGTCGTGCTCGCCTACGAGACGGGGTTGGCGTGCGCAGCGCCCGGCTGA
- a CDS encoding helix-turn-helix domain-containing protein, whose amino-acid sequence MNSAAPGLGRYLRGRREALQPEDVGLPRQARRRVPGLRREEVAHLAGISVEYYVRLERGVDHQPSPQVLAALAGALQLDADGRSYLVRLAQPPRRTSRGPERTTPLDAGLTAAMEAVGHLPVFVTDPNRDVIASNSVANAMPGGFWRVGRNAVLGTFAPRVKAGMPGWEGFAQRLVAGLRATADPGDARLQEIVGTLSVRDEDFRRWWAEHDVVRTSSGRVSYPFDDVGLTEVRWQELEVPGHPGHLLTILHADPATPAHRALAALAARAAAGTASPHVAEEAPAPPGERRPSPVGVDP is encoded by the coding sequence GTGAACTCTGCGGCACCGGGGTTGGGCCGGTACCTGCGCGGACGGCGGGAGGCGTTGCAGCCCGAGGACGTCGGACTGCCGCGTCAGGCGCGCCGACGCGTCCCCGGCCTGCGGCGCGAGGAGGTCGCCCACCTCGCGGGGATCAGCGTCGAGTACTACGTGCGCCTCGAGCGGGGTGTGGACCACCAGCCGTCCCCGCAGGTGCTCGCGGCGCTGGCCGGTGCGCTGCAGCTGGACGCGGACGGGCGCTCGTACCTGGTGCGCCTCGCGCAGCCGCCGCGGCGCACCTCCCGCGGCCCGGAGCGCACGACGCCCCTCGACGCGGGCCTGACCGCCGCGATGGAGGCCGTGGGTCACCTGCCCGTGTTCGTCACCGACCCCAACCGCGACGTGATCGCGAGCAACAGCGTCGCGAACGCCATGCCCGGCGGGTTCTGGCGGGTCGGCCGCAACGCGGTGCTGGGGACTTTCGCCCCCCGGGTGAAGGCGGGGATGCCCGGGTGGGAGGGGTTCGCGCAGCGCCTCGTCGCCGGTCTGCGCGCCACCGCGGACCCGGGTGACGCCCGGTTGCAGGAGATCGTCGGGACGTTGTCGGTGCGCGACGAGGACTTCCGGCGCTGGTGGGCCGAGCACGACGTCGTGCGCACCTCCTCGGGGCGGGTGTCGTACCCCTTCGACGACGTCGGCCTGACCGAGGTGCGCTGGCAGGAGCTGGAGGTGCCCGGGCACCCGGGCCACCTGCTGACGATCCTCCACGCCGACCCCGCCACCCCCGCCCACCGGGCCCTGGCCGCGCTGGCCGCGCGCGCGGCGGCCGGCACCGCGTCCCCCCACGTCGCGGAGGAGGCACCGGCCCCGCCCGGTGAGCGGCGGCCGAGCCCGGTGGGGGTCGACCCGTGA